A genomic region of Aeropyrum pernix K1 contains the following coding sequences:
- a CDS encoding carbohydrate ABC transporter permease — protein MPLSSLLQDNRVKAWLLLSPTILYLAVFIAYPIIDSFRIAFVKNGSISFEAVDFLLYSPLSEFWSALKYTFLLAILVIPTETLLALTAVILLFKRFRGRDAVIYVLVMPLALSDLAAGLIWYSMLTGKGFLNKLLLNMGLISDPIIFFGYENRWLTFLAVYLAEVWRSTAIVFVILFAGAQLINKEVFEAAEVFGASFYVKLRHILIPMIKPSLQAALLIRTLFAFQVFAVVWILAGRDIPVLAGEAYYSIVELHKYDVAALYAIVIALLSASIGVVYIRVFRETLLR, from the coding sequence GTGCCCCTGTCTAGCCTTCTCCAGGACAATAGGGTTAAGGCGTGGCTCCTGCTGTCGCCAACTATACTCTATCTCGCGGTCTTCATTGCATACCCCATCATAGACTCTTTCAGGATAGCTTTCGTCAAGAACGGTAGCATATCGTTCGAGGCTGTCGACTTCCTTCTATACAGCCCTCTCTCCGAGTTCTGGAGCGCTCTCAAGTACACCTTCCTCCTGGCCATACTCGTTATACCCACTGAGACACTGCTCGCTTTGACCGCTGTTATCCTCCTCTTCAAGCGGTTCAGGGGGAGAGACGCGGTTATCTACGTCCTCGTAATGCCGCTGGCGCTCAGCGACCTCGCCGCAGGCCTGATATGGTATTCGATGCTGACGGGGAAGGGGTTTCTCAACAAGCTACTCCTGAACATGGGTCTGATTAGCGATCCGATAATATTCTTCGGCTACGAGAACCGGTGGCTAACGTTCCTTGCCGTCTATCTCGCGGAGGTGTGGAGGTCGACTGCTATTGTCTTCGTGATACTCTTCGCCGGCGCCCAGCTTATAAACAAGGAGGTGTTCGAGGCCGCCGAGGTTTTCGGGGCCAGCTTCTACGTCAAGCTGAGGCACATCCTGATTCCGATGATAAAGCCGAGCCTCCAGGCGGCTCTCCTTATAAGGACCCTATTCGCCTTCCAGGTCTTCGCCGTGGTCTGGATACTCGCTGGGAGGGACATACCTGTGCTCGCGGGGGAGGCCTACTATAGCATCGTCGAGCTTCACAAGTATGACGTGGCCGCGCTCTACGCTATAGTGATAGCACTACTATCCGCCTCCATAGGAGTCGTCTACATCAGGGTGTTCAGGGAGACCCTCCTGAGGTGA
- a CDS encoding carbohydrate ABC transporter permease, whose product MVSAPAWIGELARYAFLAVLVSWILVPLAISIVYAFTPLDVYYSNAILTTSFTLDHVKTLWILGAGEAFLRSVAVGAMTVGISFLLGLPGGYALARYVFPGRDAVKLAIIATRMFPIIVISVSLLKTFFNLGLNDTLIGLALAHTAMALPFVVIITGSIFGGIPRDLEEAGMIFGLSSIMVFLRITLPLAAPGLTAAGMFTFLLSWNEVFMASVLTLVNRTLPAFILNSAFATPIEPIRFAAAFMLILPALVFMFLARRYLVTMWAMAAR is encoded by the coding sequence ATGGTATCGGCGCCTGCCTGGATAGGCGAGCTGGCGAGGTATGCGTTCCTAGCGGTACTCGTATCCTGGATACTCGTCCCCCTGGCTATATCGATAGTATACGCCTTCACACCCCTAGACGTCTACTACTCCAACGCAATACTAACCACCTCTTTCACCCTAGACCATGTTAAAACGCTCTGGATACTAGGGGCTGGGGAGGCCTTCCTCAGGAGCGTCGCAGTCGGGGCCATGACGGTGGGGATAAGCTTCCTCCTAGGCCTCCCAGGAGGCTACGCCCTAGCCAGGTACGTGTTCCCTGGTAGGGATGCGGTGAAGCTAGCCATAATAGCCACCAGGATGTTCCCTATAATAGTGATATCCGTCTCCCTTCTCAAAACCTTCTTCAACCTAGGTCTGAACGACACACTGATAGGCCTGGCCCTCGCCCACACAGCTATGGCCCTCCCCTTCGTAGTTATTATAACAGGCTCGATATTCGGAGGTATTCCAAGGGATCTGGAGGAGGCCGGCATGATATTCGGCCTTTCAAGCATCATGGTGTTCCTCAGGATAACCCTGCCACTAGCGGCCCCAGGCCTTACGGCTGCAGGCATGTTCACCTTCCTCCTCTCGTGGAACGAGGTTTTCATGGCGTCAGTCTTGACGCTCGTCAACAGGACTCTTCCAGCCTTCATACTCAACAGCGCCTTCGCCACGCCGATAGAGCCTATAAGGTTCGCCGCGGCGTTCATGCTCATACTCCCTGCCCTGGTGTTTATGTTCCTGGCGAGGCGCTACCTCGTGACCATGTGGGCTATGGCGGCGAGGTGA
- a CDS encoding ABC transporter ATP-binding protein has product MAGVRLEGIVKRFGKTVALKGIDLEIKDGEAVVLLGPSGCGKTTTLRIVAGLERPDAGRVYFDGRDVTGLPPKDRNVAMVFQSYALWPHMRVFDNIAFPLKIKKLPRDEIVRRVRWAAELLEIDHLLDRYPHQLSGGQQQRVAVARAIVTEPEVLLMDEPLSNLDAILRIKMRSEIKKLQRRLGVTMIYVTHDQVEAMVIGDRIVVMNFGEIQQVGTPSDVYHRPANTFVATFIGSPQMNLFSGKVAGGRLEALGGIVEGVGLPDGEVLVGVRPEDVALGKGDLTFEAYVDFVEDLGSDSVVHLKTQSGQVIVAKLSGGEPPSPGSRVIAGVSREKIHIFDKESGKAITHGV; this is encoded by the coding sequence GTGGCTGGCGTGAGGCTAGAGGGCATAGTAAAGAGGTTCGGTAAGACTGTGGCGCTCAAGGGCATAGACCTAGAGATTAAGGACGGGGAGGCGGTTGTACTGCTCGGCCCTAGCGGCTGCGGGAAGACAACAACGCTCAGGATAGTGGCTGGGCTTGAGAGGCCGGACGCTGGGAGGGTGTACTTCGACGGCAGGGACGTGACGGGGCTGCCGCCTAAGGATAGGAATGTTGCCATGGTGTTCCAGAGCTACGCTCTCTGGCCTCATATGAGGGTGTTCGACAACATCGCTTTCCCGCTTAAGATCAAAAAGCTTCCGAGGGACGAGATTGTTAGGCGTGTTAGGTGGGCTGCGGAGCTTTTGGAGATTGATCATCTTTTGGATCGTTATCCCCACCAGCTGAGCGGGGGGCAGCAGCAGAGGGTTGCGGTGGCCAGGGCCATAGTGACGGAGCCCGAGGTCCTCCTCATGGACGAGCCCCTAAGCAACCTAGACGCTATCCTCAGGATTAAGATGAGGAGCGAGATAAAGAAGCTGCAGAGGAGGCTGGGGGTCACTATGATATATGTAACCCACGATCAGGTGGAGGCCATGGTCATAGGCGATAGGATCGTGGTCATGAACTTCGGGGAAATACAGCAGGTAGGCACCCCCTCAGATGTGTACCACAGGCCGGCGAACACGTTTGTGGCAACCTTCATAGGCTCGCCCCAGATGAACCTGTTCAGCGGAAAGGTAGCTGGTGGCAGGCTAGAAGCCCTAGGCGGCATAGTGGAGGGCGTGGGGCTACCCGACGGGGAGGTTCTTGTGGGTGTGAGGCCCGAGGACGTGGCGCTCGGCAAGGGGGATCTGACGTTCGAGGCTTACGTGGACTTCGTCGAGGACCTCGGATCCGACTCCGTGGTACATCTCAAAACCCAATCAGGCCAGGTTATCGTGGCCAAACTATCCGGGGGTGAGCCACCCAGCCCTGGCTCAAGGGTTATAGCAGGGGTAAGCAGAGAGAAAATCCACATATTCGACAAGGAGAGTGGGAAGGCTATAACACACGGAGTCTAG
- the speB gene encoding agmatinase: MDGASRITALNPLTIYLSGGRVETGSRARDLYLLRPPEPVFGIQRSREESLFSVIGVPYDSTSSFRPGQRFAPREIRRASIELESNGYYVEGDIDRVPIADEGDVAAVPGSTLLTLERVARVVEDLAREGKVPVVLGGEHLVTLGALRGLAAAGVKPCVVVLDAHFDLRNDYLGERFSHATVFRRVLEELGVKLLYIGVRAYEAGEERLAVESGLIDYVPMRRMDIVGVDGAVLAARRFTGDCEKIYISIDMDFYDPAYAPGVGNPEPGGASSREGLALASQLGDRRVCGIDVVEVSPPYDPGGATSLLAAKTLQELLISVWQRWGVGRSASS, translated from the coding sequence GTGGACGGCGCCTCTAGAATAACAGCTCTCAACCCCCTCACCATATATCTTTCGGGTGGTCGTGTGGAGACCGGTTCGAGGGCCAGGGACCTTTACCTGCTGAGGCCTCCCGAGCCTGTCTTCGGCATTCAGAGGAGCAGGGAGGAAAGCCTCTTCAGCGTTATAGGGGTTCCCTACGACTCCACATCCTCCTTCAGGCCTGGCCAGAGGTTCGCCCCCAGGGAGATTAGGCGGGCTTCAATCGAGCTAGAGTCCAACGGCTACTACGTCGAGGGAGACATAGACCGTGTTCCTATAGCCGACGAGGGTGATGTGGCAGCGGTCCCCGGCAGCACCCTGCTTACGCTCGAGAGGGTCGCGAGGGTTGTTGAGGACCTGGCCCGTGAGGGTAAAGTGCCTGTGGTGCTGGGTGGCGAGCACCTAGTAACTCTGGGTGCGCTTAGAGGGCTTGCAGCAGCAGGCGTTAAACCCTGCGTTGTCGTCCTCGACGCCCACTTCGACCTTAGGAACGACTATCTAGGGGAGAGGTTTAGCCACGCGACAGTGTTTAGAAGGGTCCTGGAGGAGCTGGGCGTAAAGCTGCTGTACATAGGGGTTAGGGCTTACGAGGCGGGCGAGGAGAGGCTGGCGGTCGAGTCGGGGCTTATCGACTATGTTCCTATGAGGAGAATGGATATCGTGGGCGTCGATGGCGCTGTATTAGCTGCCCGCCGCTTCACCGGCGACTGCGAGAAAATCTACATAAGCATAGACATGGATTTCTACGACCCAGCCTACGCTCCAGGCGTTGGAAACCCCGAGCCCGGGGGGGCCAGCTCCAGGGAGGGTTTAGCGCTGGCTTCGCAGCTGGGTGACAGGAGGGTTTGCGGGATTGATGTAGTTGAGGTTTCCCCTCCCTACGATCCAGGCGGGGCCACCTCCCTGCTGGCGGCTAAGACCCTTCAGGAACTCTTGATATCCGTCTGGCAAAGATGGGGAGTCGGTAGAAGCGCATCTAGTTGA
- the glyS gene encoding glycine--tRNA ligase → MAEDLFEKLVEIGKRRGFFWPSYEIYGGVAGFYDWGPLGHLLKRRIIEKWRRYFVLMHQDHVVEIETPVIGPEKVYIASGHVEHFTDPIVRCTSCGRTFRADHLVEEALGINAEGLSVSELDRIIRERGLRCPVCQGELGRVETFNLLFRTQIGPYEGSVGYLRPELAQGIFVAFKRVYEAMRSRIPLGIAQVGRVGRNEISPRQALVRLREFTIMEMEYFIDPEDQWGSCPFFHRMADSKLPILTYEAKRRGEEKPESFKLEEAVNEGVVISPCLGYWMAVGMRFVEDLGVPSDSIMFEEKGPEERAHYSSQTFDQLVKVSRWGWIEVAGHSYRGDYDLSRHMKYSGQDLTAFKPYPKPIVVKKRRVVVDKAAIGRALKSRAKTVLEELGRMGEGELERLAASNRAVVAGVELPPGSLRIVEVEEKVSGRRFVPHVVEPSFGTDRNVYVALEYAYREVEGRVVLAFPRDIAPVQAVVLPLVENDEKLVERARMVYETLVEAGFTVYYDDSGSIGRRYARADEIGVPAAVTIDYQTLEDGTVTLRDRDTWRQVRIGADEVVDKLRRFIYDGARLEDLGTPVKP, encoded by the coding sequence GTGGCTGAGGACCTTTTCGAGAAGCTCGTTGAGATAGGTAAGAGGAGAGGGTTCTTCTGGCCCTCCTACGAGATCTACGGCGGGGTGGCAGGCTTCTACGACTGGGGGCCGCTGGGCCACCTCTTGAAGAGGAGGATTATAGAGAAGTGGAGAAGATACTTCGTCCTCATGCACCAGGACCACGTGGTGGAGATTGAGACCCCGGTTATAGGTCCTGAGAAGGTCTACATCGCCAGCGGCCACGTAGAGCACTTCACCGACCCGATAGTCAGGTGTACAAGCTGCGGTAGGACATTTAGGGCTGACCATCTTGTTGAGGAGGCTCTAGGCATTAACGCTGAGGGGCTTAGCGTCTCGGAGCTCGACAGGATTATAAGGGAGAGGGGTCTCAGGTGCCCCGTGTGCCAGGGCGAGCTGGGGAGGGTTGAAACGTTCAACCTACTATTCAGGACGCAGATAGGCCCCTACGAGGGGAGCGTGGGGTATCTAAGGCCCGAGCTAGCCCAGGGCATCTTCGTCGCTTTCAAGAGGGTCTATGAGGCTATGAGGAGCAGGATACCCCTGGGTATAGCGCAGGTCGGCAGGGTAGGGAGGAACGAGATCAGCCCTAGACAGGCTCTGGTGAGGCTCAGAGAGTTCACCATCATGGAGATGGAGTACTTCATAGACCCCGAAGACCAGTGGGGGAGCTGCCCCTTCTTCCACAGGATGGCTGACTCGAAGCTTCCCATACTGACTTACGAGGCGAAGAGGAGGGGTGAGGAGAAGCCGGAGAGCTTCAAGCTGGAGGAGGCTGTCAACGAGGGGGTGGTTATCAGCCCGTGCCTAGGCTATTGGATGGCCGTGGGCATGAGGTTCGTCGAGGACCTGGGGGTGCCGAGCGATAGCATCATGTTCGAGGAGAAGGGGCCCGAGGAGAGGGCCCACTACTCAAGCCAGACCTTCGACCAGCTGGTTAAGGTGTCCAGGTGGGGGTGGATAGAGGTTGCCGGCCACAGCTACAGGGGCGACTACGACCTCTCGAGGCATATGAAGTACAGCGGGCAGGACCTGACAGCGTTCAAGCCGTACCCCAAGCCTATAGTCGTCAAGAAGAGAAGGGTTGTCGTGGACAAAGCGGCCATAGGTAGGGCCCTCAAGTCCCGGGCCAAGACCGTGCTCGAGGAGCTCGGCAGGATGGGCGAGGGGGAGCTTGAGAGGCTTGCCGCCAGCAACAGAGCCGTCGTGGCCGGAGTAGAGCTGCCGCCTGGGTCTCTGAGGATAGTCGAGGTGGAGGAGAAGGTCTCGGGCAGGAGGTTCGTGCCCCACGTAGTCGAGCCCTCCTTCGGCACTGACAGGAACGTGTATGTCGCGCTAGAGTACGCCTACAGGGAGGTTGAGGGGCGTGTCGTCCTCGCATTCCCCCGGGATATAGCGCCCGTCCAGGCCGTTGTACTCCCATTGGTGGAGAATGATGAGAAGCTCGTTGAGAGGGCCAGGATGGTCTACGAAACCCTTGTTGAAGCAGGGTTTACAGTGTACTACGACGACTCCGGCAGCATAGGGAGGAGGTATGCAAGGGCCGACGAGATAGGCGTTCCGGCGGCCGTGACTATCGACTACCAAACACTAGAGGACGGCACGGTGACGCTGAGGGACAGGGACACGTGGAGGCAGGTTAGGATAGGTGCGGATGAGGTTGTAGACAAGCTAAGGAGGTTCATCTACGATGGCGCCAGGCTTGAGGACCTGGGGACGCCTGTTAAGCCGTAG
- the endA gene encoding tRNA-intron lyase, with the protein MLGDRCAPIKASGVLIGDSVLVTDVEQARSLYSCGYYGQPLDVEKPRGADFEGPLRLSLIESLYLAEKGVLEVAKPDGSSVGVEDLRTAVRGNPRFSMLYNIYRDLRERGFVVRSGLKFGSDFAVYRLGPGIDHAPFIVHAYSPEDNIDPVEIVRAGRLSHSVRKKFVFAVTRGGDVSYLMIDWFRP; encoded by the coding sequence GTGTTGGGTGACAGATGCGCCCCGATTAAAGCCTCAGGAGTTCTAATAGGGGACTCCGTCCTCGTCACCGACGTGGAGCAGGCGAGATCCCTCTACAGCTGCGGGTACTATGGGCAGCCTCTTGACGTGGAGAAGCCGCGGGGCGCCGACTTCGAAGGCCCCCTCAGGCTAAGCCTTATAGAGTCCCTGTATCTCGCGGAGAAGGGCGTCCTGGAAGTGGCGAAACCCGATGGCTCCTCCGTGGGAGTTGAGGACCTCAGGACGGCGGTACGCGGCAACCCGAGGTTCTCAATGCTCTACAACATCTACAGGGACCTGCGGGAGAGGGGTTTTGTGGTGAGGAGCGGGCTCAAGTTCGGCAGCGACTTCGCGGTCTACAGGCTTGGCCCCGGCATAGACCACGCCCCCTTCATAGTACACGCTTACAGCCCCGAGGATAACATAGATCCTGTTGAGATTGTGAGGGCTGGCAGGCTTAGCCATAGTGTCAGGAAGAAGTTCGTCTTCGCCGTGACCAGAGGGGGCGACGTCAGCTATCTCATGATAGACTGGTTCAGACCCTAA
- a CDS encoding UbiX family flavin prenyltransferase, translating to MSCRPSSVSIAVTGSSGVRVALRLLEALKGEVEIRGIILTRGAEEVARYEEGIEPEDLRRLLRSYAPLYMENDMSSPLASSSNQPDAMAIVPASMKTVGLIARGIPSSLPARAALAVLRLGRRLVVAPRETPLGVVELENMLAIARMGGIVVPLTLSFYIKPSSVEDLVDFAAGKVLDALGVKVDVYRRWRGPEEGD from the coding sequence GTGTCCTGCAGACCTAGCTCGGTTAGTATAGCCGTGACAGGCAGCAGCGGGGTAAGAGTAGCCCTGCGGCTGCTCGAGGCGCTGAAGGGCGAGGTGGAGATCAGGGGTATCATACTAACGCGGGGCGCCGAGGAGGTCGCCCGCTACGAGGAGGGTATCGAGCCTGAGGACCTCAGGAGGCTGCTGAGATCCTACGCACCCCTCTATATGGAGAACGATATGTCAAGCCCCCTGGCCAGCAGTAGCAACCAGCCGGATGCAATGGCTATAGTGCCTGCCAGCATGAAGACAGTCGGCCTCATAGCCCGGGGCATACCCTCCAGCCTCCCGGCGAGGGCGGCTCTAGCGGTGCTAAGGCTTGGTAGGAGGCTCGTCGTAGCGCCGAGGGAGACGCCGCTTGGCGTTGTGGAGCTGGAGAACATGCTTGCTATAGCGAGGATGGGAGGGATAGTGGTGCCTCTAACCCTCTCCTTCTATATTAAACCGTCGAGCGTCGAGGACCTCGTCGACTTCGCCGCCGGGAAAGTGCTCGACGCCCTTGGTGTCAAGGTAGATGTCTACCGGAGGTGGCGGGGCCCCGAGGAGGGGGATTAG
- a CDS encoding macro domain-containing protein, with translation MKCWTLGDRVLAVSMGDLTKVRAEAVVNPANSLMIMGGGAAGALKRAGGSVIEEEAMRKAPVPVGEAVITSGGSLPARFVIHAPTMEEPGMRIPLVNAFKASYAALRLASEAGIESVAMPAMGAGVGGLSVAEVAREAAMAASILRGKWPRYIILVARGEEAYRGMEKGVREALGVEGGECPADLARLV, from the coding sequence TTGAAGTGCTGGACTCTGGGAGATAGGGTTCTCGCTGTATCCATGGGCGACCTGACGAAGGTCAGAGCGGAGGCTGTCGTCAACCCCGCCAACAGCCTAATGATAATGGGCGGCGGCGCTGCCGGGGCGCTGAAGAGGGCTGGTGGGAGTGTGATCGAGGAGGAGGCAATGCGTAAGGCCCCCGTGCCGGTTGGCGAGGCGGTGATAACGAGTGGAGGGAGCCTTCCCGCCAGGTTCGTCATACACGCCCCCACTATGGAGGAGCCTGGCATGAGGATACCACTGGTGAACGCCTTCAAAGCATCCTATGCAGCCCTGAGGCTGGCCTCCGAGGCGGGTATAGAGAGCGTGGCCATGCCGGCGATGGGCGCTGGCGTGGGAGGGTTGAGTGTGGCTGAGGTAGCCAGGGAGGCGGCGATGGCGGCTTCTATACTTAGGGGTAAGTGGCCTAGGTACATAATACTTGTTGCCAGGGGGGAGGAGGCTTACCGCGGCATGGAGAAGGGCGTTAGGGAGGCCCTCGGGGTGGAGGGTGGAGAGTGTCCTGCAGACCTAGCTCGGTTAGTATAG
- a CDS encoding Clp1/GlmU family protein: MAGVTLELGGGEAVRIFGPARVEVEEGLVTILGAELSAGDRVEIGEYRSYLAKALKPARLRVSMSGRARVEIPEDGEEPLEEWIHTADKILEECGRECTAMVVGPVEAGKTSLTAVLANRSLARGIPTGIIDADVGQADIGPPGFVSLSLPGSWVIWLRLLDPVALRFVGSIEPGPVAGRIVTAVASLRARARGEGAAFVAVDTDGWVKGWGALEYKIDLARGVNADAVVVVGDPELYGFLEKSLESNVYYVRSPSVQAVRGVDERRRLRSENYIRFLEGGTREVSLKSVKIQGACIGGAPFEDERLKASIESQIGSPVKLMTRYPGGVCIIVDSERQVEPHEIKGAVRKLAGGEVLVVSRGSMKGVLAALVDADGVEHPALLVDVDLDTMTATFKTRFQGEVRKVIFGRVKLGEEYHEEIRGRILV, translated from the coding sequence TTGGCAGGAGTAACACTGGAGCTAGGCGGGGGAGAGGCGGTTAGGATCTTCGGCCCGGCCAGGGTGGAGGTTGAGGAGGGGCTAGTCACCATTCTGGGGGCAGAGTTGTCGGCTGGCGACAGGGTTGAGATAGGAGAGTATAGGAGCTACCTGGCCAAGGCCCTGAAGCCGGCTAGGCTCCGCGTCTCAATGTCGGGCAGGGCCAGGGTGGAGATCCCGGAGGATGGTGAGGAGCCTCTGGAGGAGTGGATACACACTGCAGACAAGATACTGGAGGAGTGTGGGCGCGAGTGTACAGCAATGGTGGTAGGCCCGGTTGAGGCTGGCAAAACCTCCTTGACCGCCGTTCTAGCCAACAGGAGCCTGGCCAGAGGCATACCCACAGGCATTATAGACGCTGACGTCGGCCAGGCCGACATAGGGCCTCCTGGATTCGTGAGCCTCAGCCTGCCAGGCAGCTGGGTTATATGGCTGAGGCTCCTAGACCCAGTTGCCCTTCGGTTCGTCGGCTCCATAGAGCCTGGGCCCGTGGCGGGGAGGATTGTGACCGCAGTAGCCTCTCTCAGGGCTAGGGCTAGGGGGGAGGGGGCGGCATTCGTTGCAGTAGATACTGACGGGTGGGTCAAGGGGTGGGGCGCCCTAGAGTACAAGATAGACCTCGCGAGGGGCGTCAACGCCGATGCAGTTGTCGTCGTCGGAGACCCCGAGCTCTACGGCTTCCTCGAGAAGTCCCTCGAGTCCAACGTCTACTACGTCAGGAGCCCTTCGGTGCAGGCTGTAAGGGGTGTCGACGAGAGGAGGAGGCTGAGGAGCGAGAACTACATCCGGTTCCTCGAGGGCGGCACGAGGGAGGTCAGCCTGAAGAGCGTTAAAATACAGGGTGCGTGCATAGGAGGAGCCCCCTTCGAGGATGAGAGGCTTAAGGCCAGCATAGAATCCCAGATAGGAAGCCCGGTAAAGCTCATGACCAGATACCCTGGGGGAGTCTGCATAATAGTAGACTCCGAGAGGCAGGTGGAGCCTCACGAGATTAAGGGTGCGGTGAGGAAGCTGGCGGGGGGCGAGGTCCTCGTGGTCTCGAGGGGCAGCATGAAGGGTGTCCTGGCGGCCCTTGTGGATGCTGATGGCGTCGAGCACCCAGCCCTTCTAGTTGACGTGGATCTTGACACTATGACAGCAACCTTCAAAACCAGGTTTCAGGGGGAGGTGAGGAAAGTCATATTCGGGAGGGTTAAGCTTGGCGAGGAGTACCACGAGGAAATTAGGGGGCGGATACTAGTTTAG
- a CDS encoding radical SAM/SPASM domain-containing protein — protein MIPVTRMAVGKGTVSTRIKGLRGRRPSSFADILRPVVFWNITRACNLKCIHCYISAGPHPLPGELSTEEALGVARQLVEHGVPLVTLSGGEPLVRRDFWAIAKALSGHDTPKLALSSNGTLITRETAARLRRLGFSYVGISLDSVDPGVHDKFRGAPGAFKAAIRGARNALEEGLDVGFRLTITKYNLDDAPRIIRLASDMGVPRVAIYVVDLLGRATPDLAPSPEDLRRAIDAILEESVRHQDRVEVLLVRANFAGVYLADRLAKTRDEFLQLLSLVGSHGDCGRKSVSIYPDGTVRPCQFLEEVVIGDLRRQRLGEILSADNPLLKPFIAVDTMLRGPKCGGCPFKRVCGGGSRMRALKTTGEFWGDDPLCFIDPWSIARRWGYSAG, from the coding sequence ATGATACCTGTCACCCGCATGGCAGTGGGAAAGGGCACCGTGAGCACTAGGATAAAGGGGCTTCGAGGCAGAAGGCCTAGCAGCTTCGCCGACATCCTGAGACCGGTCGTCTTCTGGAACATAACCAGGGCATGCAACCTGAAGTGCATCCACTGCTACATATCCGCGGGGCCCCATCCGCTCCCCGGCGAACTCTCCACCGAGGAGGCCCTCGGGGTTGCTAGACAGCTTGTAGAGCATGGTGTACCCCTGGTAACGCTGAGCGGGGGTGAGCCCCTGGTTAGGAGGGATTTCTGGGCCATAGCTAAAGCGCTATCAGGCCACGACACACCCAAGCTGGCCTTGAGCAGCAACGGGACCCTAATAACAAGGGAAACTGCTGCTAGGCTGCGGAGGCTAGGGTTCAGCTACGTCGGCATCAGCCTCGACAGTGTAGACCCGGGTGTGCACGACAAGTTCAGGGGCGCCCCCGGAGCGTTCAAAGCGGCCATCCGGGGTGCGAGGAATGCGTTGGAGGAGGGTCTTGACGTCGGGTTTAGGCTGACCATAACCAAGTACAACCTGGACGACGCCCCCAGGATAATAAGGCTCGCCAGCGACATGGGGGTGCCCCGGGTTGCAATCTACGTCGTAGACCTCCTCGGCCGGGCGACTCCCGATCTTGCCCCTAGCCCCGAGGACCTCAGGCGGGCTATAGACGCTATACTTGAGGAGTCCGTCAGACACCAAGACAGGGTTGAGGTCCTCCTGGTGAGGGCCAACTTCGCTGGCGTCTACCTGGCCGACAGGCTTGCCAAGACAAGGGATGAGTTCCTGCAGCTGCTAAGCCTGGTAGGCAGCCACGGCGACTGCGGCAGGAAGTCTGTGAGCATATACCCTGACGGGACCGTGAGGCCCTGCCAGTTCCTCGAGGAGGTTGTAATAGGGGATCTGAGGAGGCAGAGGCTCGGCGAGATACTCTCCGCCGATAACCCCCTCTTGAAGCCGTTCATAGCTGTGGACACGATGCTCAGAGGCCCAAAATGCGGGGGGTGCCCCTTCAAGAGGGTCTGCGGCGGGGGCAGCAGGATGAGGGCGCTCAAGACCACCGGCGAATTCTGGGGCGACGACCCCCTCTGCTTCATAGACCCCTGGAGCATCGCGCGGAGGTGGGGCTACAGTGCGGGGTAG